One genomic window of Ignavibacteriota bacterium includes the following:
- a CDS encoding HAMP domain-containing histidine kinase has translation MGFSSDRRALNIIVNSLSKWQVKLIFALLAFSIIVAVIMFTQSLVEELIKREQQAVELFAKVTEDFLDMVETPTSSTDTDIYIFFIDEIQNAMINFPIVVTYENGEPYEPFEDWSLNIEFAPEMSIAEKRALVINILKKMETTYEPILVTDKDGKVISKVFYTHSALVDKLRFFPYIAIIIVAVFVIIGYISFNSSRDNEQSKVWVGMSKEAAHQLGTPLSSLLAWLEIIKFSADDPKSVLETTSEMEKDIQRLNTIATRFSKIGSTPEKENVNLSKLIDNVCNYFDKRLPHLGKKIEIIRSLDDRMFADVNVDLFAWVIENLLKNGAEAIEEKQGQIYIFMRVNPKKKIYIFVKDTGKGMTPKLKRQIFNPGFSTKRRGWGLGLSLCKRIIEEYHDGKIYVKETMPGKGTTFAIELPLKE, from the coding sequence ATGGGCTTTTCATCAGACAGGAGAGCTCTGAATATTATTGTCAATTCATTATCGAAATGGCAGGTAAAGTTAATTTTTGCTTTACTTGCCTTTTCAATAATTGTGGCTGTAATAATGTTTACACAATCTCTTGTTGAAGAGCTTATCAAACGTGAGCAGCAAGCAGTTGAGCTTTTTGCAAAAGTTACTGAAGACTTCCTTGATATGGTCGAAACTCCAACATCTTCGACTGATACTGACATTTACATATTTTTTATTGATGAGATTCAAAATGCGATGATAAATTTTCCTATCGTCGTAACTTATGAAAATGGGGAACCTTATGAGCCATTTGAAGATTGGTCACTAAATATTGAGTTTGCACCTGAAATGAGTATTGCCGAAAAAAGAGCTCTGGTAATAAATATCTTAAAGAAGATGGAAACCACCTATGAGCCAATTCTTGTAACAGACAAAGATGGCAAAGTAATCAGCAAGGTATTTTATACTCATTCGGCTTTGGTTGATAAATTAAGATTTTTTCCTTATATCGCTATTATTATTGTAGCAGTATTTGTGATTATCGGCTACATTTCATTTAATTCCTCACGCGATAATGAGCAGTCTAAAGTTTGGGTTGGAATGTCAAAAGAAGCCGCTCATCAGCTTGGTACACCTCTTTCAAGCTTACTTGCCTGGCTTGAGATTATCAAATTCAGTGCTGATGACCCAAAATCTGTGCTGGAAACAACCTCCGAAATGGAAAAGGACATTCAAAGACTTAATACTATTGCTACGAGATTCTCTAAAATAGGCTCTACACCCGAAAAGGAAAATGTCAATTTATCGAAATTGATTGATAATGTTTGTAATTATTTTGATAAAAGACTACCACACCTTGGAAAGAAAATCGAGATTATACGCTCGCTTGATGACAGAATGTTCGCCGATGTAAATGTAGATTTGTTCGCTTGGGTCATAGAAAATCTACTTAAAAATGGGGCAGAAGCTATTGAGGAAAAGCAAGGACAGATTTATATTTTTATGCGGGTTAACCCTAAAAAGAAAATTTATATTTTTGTAAAAGATACCGGAAAAGGCATGACCCCAAAATTAAAAAGACAAATATTTAATCCGGGTTTTTCGACAAAACGACGTGGATGGGGTCTGGGGCTGAGTCTATGCAAAAGAATTATCGAAGAATATCACGACGGCAAAATTTACGTAAAAGAAACTATGCCCGGTAAAGGTACAACTTTTGCAATCGAATTGCCACTTAAAGAATAA
- the hisS gene encoding histidine--tRNA ligase: MIQSVRGTKDLLPGEIEKWQQLENVIRDVTKRYGYREIRTPIFEKTEVFSRSIGENTDIVNKEMYTFTDKGDESITLRPEKTAALVRSVIQNNLTHDISSLRLWYFGPFFRYERPQKGRLRQFHQFGAECIGSPNAEADAEIILLANQLINNLGIKDYTLQLNSLGNEKSRADYRQELVNYLSSHKDELSHESQTRLETNPLRVLDSKEEKDKLIITDAPVIIDFLDDESKKHFDKVRNLLNITGVKYHLEPRLVRGLDYYCHTVFEFRSSALGAQDAFGGGGRYDGLFEQLGGKPTPAVGFAMGIERLILILEALGIMQEATGDCDIYLICTSDSIYDNALTIAEQLRASGYKVYSDLQRRSFKAQMREADKLSAKYCVIIGEDEISKNSVKIKNMSTGEQADIKQDLLQTISFR, from the coding sequence ATGATACAATCGGTTAGAGGAACAAAAGATTTATTGCCCGGCGAAATTGAAAAATGGCAGCAATTGGAAAATGTAATCCGTGATGTAACAAAAAGGTACGGATACAGAGAAATCAGAACGCCAATTTTTGAGAAGACTGAAGTATTTTCACGCAGTATTGGGGAAAATACGGATATTGTCAATAAAGAAATGTATACTTTCACAGACAAGGGCGACGAATCTATCACACTACGCCCTGAAAAAACAGCAGCTCTTGTGAGAAGTGTAATTCAAAATAATCTTACTCATGATATATCTTCGTTGAGATTATGGTATTTTGGACCATTTTTCCGCTATGAGCGTCCTCAAAAGGGTAGGCTCAGGCAATTTCACCAGTTTGGTGCCGAATGCATTGGTTCGCCGAATGCGGAAGCAGACGCTGAGATTATTTTGCTTGCTAATCAACTGATAAATAATTTGGGAATTAAGGATTATACGCTACAATTAAACAGTCTTGGCAACGAAAAATCCAGAGCTGATTACAGACAGGAACTTGTCAATTATTTAAGTAGTCACAAGGATGAGTTATCACATGAAAGTCAAACCCGTCTTGAGACAAATCCTTTGAGAGTCTTGGATTCAAAAGAAGAAAAAGATAAATTAATTATTACTGATGCTCCTGTTATAATTGATTTTTTGGATGATGAAAGCAAGAAACATTTTGACAAAGTACGTAATTTGCTTAATATAACCGGCGTCAAATACCATCTCGAACCTCGACTGGTCAGAGGTCTTGATTACTATTGCCATACAGTATTTGAGTTTAGAAGTTCCGCATTAGGAGCACAGGATGCATTTGGTGGTGGTGGCAGATATGACGGTCTTTTTGAGCAATTAGGCGGCAAACCGACTCCAGCTGTGGGCTTTGCTATGGGAATTGAAAGATTAATTCTTATTCTGGAGGCGCTTGGAATTATGCAAGAAGCAACAGGTGACTGCGATATTTACTTGATTTGTACAAGCGACTCAATATATGATAATGCACTCACAATCGCAGAGCAGCTAAGAGCAAGTGGCTACAAAGTTTATTCAGATTTGCAAAGACGCTCTTTCAAAGCTCAAATGCGTGAAGCCGACAAGCTTTCGGCTAAATATTGCGTTATTATTGGTGAGGATGAAATTTCTAAAAATTCTGTTAAAATTAAAAATATGTCCACAGGCGAGCAAGCTGATATCAAGCAGGATTTATTACAAACAATTTCATTCAGATAA
- a CDS encoding choice-of-anchor D domain-containing protein has protein sequence MKRAVIIYLFVISATFTSFAQEAIRIIDYDYSKYPEIENLVFVFDNNGNPVLNLNTGNFNIRDNGVTQANLKSITCDQSQVSENVSYTIVYDLGLDNYYHNPTNFSLGRQTANRLINLINTDESEISLTSYDYRSFLNREFTSSKADLLAEVAAFQYAPGSLFEAAFIDEPAGAFKINSRAENDAKSIILITDGGGKYDFPAISAALAASGAKLFVISLRKEPQTSVKELCSSSGGMWFELSSQQKVNSVVYSVLAMSKGYKPCKLNWTMDYSCEDNHNIEIIVPSRSVRDEFKFEFNNFEKSIILSDPEFLAFSSVDVGTKKSLSVTLTAKNRDILIQELRVKEPFKIINGNVNNYLLLEDEFISVTIEYTPEQEAIVFSPLEIVSDACMTMPIYMTGGFPNTKPTEKTIKIVHPNGGEYLIIGDTSFVEWLGLLPLDVIQLEYSTDNGRTWLPLAINVDGLKRDWIVPDTPSDSCLVKIIQLWPNNVGFTLKLPHKGAVNSAFFNPDGDLVLTASSDTTAAVWIANTGVKKFNLQKHNKPIQWAVFDPLNEFIATGSMDSTVMIWSQEDGSLVHVIEGHSTIVESVNFSNSGQYLVSSDFKGYSIVRDRSWNILKTIKANEDGPSWYTEFHPLDEDYILSANGDGMAKEWNWRQYSAGSQPTKVFETKSIMCKHATYSTNGSKVAATTSSGNPKKLYVWDVNDTENYLYEISHNLDTNDNNSINYSSFFYHPDLGKEVLLTTSTDETARLWDAADGTPTRINDFITDNIFRYEHTNSVTTGVFDRFGSRLLTASWDSTAKIWNLNQKELQQDISDSVFTIAYARGKGMTVDMGTVYLGELKDSIVRAVFVNESKFAYNIRGYKFSGTDAGDFEILTDLKFPMLINANDSLPLEIRYFPKQTGFSTAELEFELPAGVVVKSSVSGLCDLTSIKLNYPIVDFGKVEVGSFKDSTFTLIMTNESGAAVEIDEINVIGSYKTEFTSNQNVGTILQNGESIPVTLRFLPEYMGRKNAQYSVNYKGKGSPRLVNMFGEGTDARSDSLMIYVKSVEAYPGDIIQVPIYVGAVGSLGISDFINGFSTNMRFNATLLEPLSGFSSSEIIGNERILKIDLPKTFSQDSVLHILEFKALWGNDTISPLILEYTVPSGAGRISITEESAHFKLLGVCLQDGELRLFLPGDLSLSQNQPNPAQDITRIDFSVLESGNTRIVLSDMLGNDIKVIANGNFAPGQHSVHFHIGDLPPGVYYYTMYTPTNVLRKSMLITK, from the coding sequence ATGAAAAGAGCAGTCATAATATATTTGTTCGTAATTTCAGCGACATTTACTTCATTTGCACAAGAAGCTATAAGAATAATTGATTATGATTATTCGAAGTATCCGGAAATCGAAAACTTAGTATTTGTATTTGATAATAATGGTAATCCCGTACTTAATCTTAATACAGGCAATTTCAATATCAGGGATAATGGCGTAACCCAAGCGAATTTGAAATCCATTACCTGCGACCAGTCACAAGTATCAGAAAATGTTTCCTACACAATAGTTTATGATTTGGGGCTTGATAATTATTATCACAATCCTACAAATTTTTCTCTTGGAAGGCAGACTGCAAATAGACTAATTAACCTAATCAATACCGATGAATCCGAAATTTCACTGACTTCTTATGATTACAGAAGTTTTCTAAATCGTGAGTTTACAAGTTCTAAAGCTGACCTGTTGGCTGAAGTAGCTGCATTTCAATATGCTCCGGGTTCATTATTCGAAGCGGCGTTTATAGATGAGCCTGCAGGCGCATTCAAAATTAACTCAAGAGCTGAAAATGATGCAAAATCAATTATATTAATTACCGATGGTGGCGGAAAATATGATTTCCCTGCGATATCAGCTGCCTTAGCCGCATCAGGAGCAAAACTTTTTGTGATTTCACTTCGTAAAGAACCTCAGACTTCAGTTAAAGAACTTTGCTCAAGCTCAGGAGGTATGTGGTTTGAGCTTTCAAGTCAGCAGAAAGTAAATTCTGTAGTATATTCAGTATTAGCTATGAGTAAGGGATATAAGCCATGTAAGCTGAACTGGACAATGGATTATTCCTGCGAGGATAACCATAATATTGAAATAATTGTTCCTTCCAGAAGCGTAAGAGATGAATTTAAATTTGAATTTAATAATTTTGAAAAGTCAATTATTTTAAGCGACCCGGAATTTTTAGCTTTCAGCTCTGTGGATGTCGGCACTAAGAAATCTCTAAGCGTTACTCTGACAGCTAAGAATCGCGATATTTTGATACAGGAATTGAGAGTAAAAGAACCATTTAAAATTATTAATGGAAATGTTAATAATTATTTGCTACTTGAAGATGAATTTATAAGTGTAACGATAGAATATACTCCCGAGCAGGAAGCGATTGTATTTTCACCACTTGAAATAGTTTCAGACGCCTGCATGACTATGCCGATATATATGACCGGTGGCTTTCCTAATACCAAGCCGACTGAAAAAACTATAAAAATTGTTCATCCAAATGGTGGTGAATATCTTATAATTGGCGATACATCATTTGTAGAATGGCTTGGACTTCTTCCACTTGATGTTATTCAGCTTGAATATTCAACTGATAACGGCAGAACCTGGCTTCCGCTTGCAATTAATGTTGACGGTCTGAAAAGGGACTGGATTGTACCTGATACTCCAAGTGATTCATGCCTTGTTAAGATTATCCAGCTTTGGCCCAACAATGTCGGCTTTACTCTCAAACTTCCCCACAAGGGCGCTGTAAATTCTGCTTTTTTTAATCCCGATGGTGATTTGGTATTAACAGCAAGCAGTGATACAACTGCAGCAGTCTGGATTGCAAATACCGGGGTCAAGAAATTTAATCTTCAGAAACACAACAAACCAATACAATGGGCTGTTTTTGACCCTTTGAATGAATTTATTGCCACCGGCTCTATGGATTCTACTGTTATGATTTGGAGTCAGGAAGATGGCTCTCTGGTGCATGTAATTGAAGGTCATTCAACAATTGTTGAAAGTGTAAATTTCAGTAATTCAGGTCAGTATTTGGTTTCATCAGATTTCAAAGGATATTCAATAGTTCGTGACCGCAGCTGGAATATTTTGAAAACTATCAAGGCTAATGAAGACGGACCTTCATGGTACACAGAATTTCATCCCCTTGATGAAGATTATATTCTGTCTGCAAATGGTGACGGTATGGCTAAAGAATGGAACTGGAGACAGTATTCTGCCGGCTCTCAGCCTACAAAAGTTTTTGAGACTAAAAGCATAATGTGCAAGCACGCCACATACAGTACGAACGGTTCGAAAGTAGCAGCCACAACAAGCTCGGGAAATCCGAAAAAACTTTATGTCTGGGACGTAAATGATACGGAAAATTATCTTTATGAAATTTCTCACAATCTTGATACAAATGATAATAATTCAATTAATTACTCCTCATTTTTCTATCATCCTGATTTAGGTAAAGAGGTATTACTTACAACAAGTACTGACGAAACTGCACGCCTATGGGATGCGGCTGACGGCACTCCAACCAGAATTAATGACTTCATAACTGATAACATTTTCCGTTATGAACATACTAATTCAGTAACCACGGGTGTTTTTGACCGTTTCGGGTCAAGATTACTTACTGCAAGCTGGGATTCAACTGCAAAAATCTGGAACTTGAATCAGAAGGAATTGCAACAGGATATTTCAGATTCTGTATTTACAATCGCTTATGCTCGTGGCAAAGGAATGACAGTTGATATGGGTACAGTTTATCTTGGAGAGTTGAAGGACTCAATAGTCAGAGCCGTATTTGTCAATGAATCCAAATTTGCTTACAATATAAGAGGATATAAGTTTTCGGGAACAGATGCGGGTGATTTTGAAATTTTGACAGATTTAAAATTTCCTATGTTAATAAATGCAAATGACAGCCTTCCACTTGAAATCAGATATTTTCCTAAGCAGACAGGATTTAGTACTGCCGAACTTGAGTTTGAGCTTCCTGCCGGTGTTGTCGTTAAATCAAGTGTGAGCGGCTTATGCGACTTAACTTCGATTAAACTTAATTATCCGATTGTGGATTTTGGTAAAGTTGAAGTCGGTAGCTTCAAGGACAGTACATTTACTTTAATAATGACAAATGAATCTGGTGCTGCTGTAGAAATTGATGAGATAAATGTAATAGGTTCATATAAAACTGAATTTACTTCAAACCAAAATGTTGGAACAATTCTTCAAAACGGTGAATCAATACCTGTTACTTTAAGATTTCTGCCTGAATATATGGGTAGAAAAAATGCACAATATTCTGTAAATTATAAGGGTAAAGGCTCGCCAAGACTGGTCAATATGTTTGGCGAAGGAACTGATGCCCGAAGTGATTCACTCATGATTTATGTCAAATCGGTAGAAGCATATCCGGGTGATATTATACAAGTTCCGATTTATGTAGGAGCAGTTGGTTCGCTTGGAATTTCAGATTTTATCAATGGATTTTCTACAAATATGAGGTTCAACGCTACACTACTTGAGCCATTGAGCGGATTTTCGTCATCTGAAATAATCGGAAATGAAAGAATCTTAAAAATCGACTTGCCCAAGACATTCTCACAGGATTCTGTTCTGCATATACTTGAATTTAAAGCACTTTGGGGCAATGATACCATCAGCCCGCTGATATTGGAATATACAGTCCCGAGTGGTGCCGGAAGAATTTCAATAACAGAGGAATCTGCACATTTTAAACTTTTGGGTGTATGCCTTCAGGATGGAGAACTTCGACTTTTCCTTCCGGGTGATTTATCATTATCTCAGAATCAGCCAAATCCCGCTCAGGATATCACAAGAATAGATTTCAGTGTTCTCGAATCAGGAAATACAAGAATTGTACTATCTGATATGTTAGGCAACGATATCAAGGTCATTGCAAATGGGAATTTTGCTCCCGGTCAGCACAGTGTTCATTTCCATATCGGGGATTTACCTCCCGGAGTTTACTATTATACGATGTATACTCCTACAAATGTCTTAAGAAAATCAATGTTAATTACAAAATAA
- a CDS encoding site-specific DNA-methyltransferase, which yields MKLYTTLEQQLKKEPNFVTDNGELKKWVVLNKAQNFDEELIGLLLDNADLKEKFFVNVKGTLVFNQNLFVQFLEQKNYLNDSYTQYKNKVGLTIDGKYLKQRNEVALVWPFKDCILEGGQSREEDKREEIFFNEILAQDEITQLLEPKVLTNAKRIDKDGEKPLVNSPSLRGRGEFFNRNENGTITDNLIIKGNNLLALHTLKEEFAGKVKLIYIDPPYNTGNDGFKYNDSFNHSTWLTFIKNRIETARDLLSNDGIVFISCDDSEQAYLKVLLDEVFGRDNFVTNFVWRRRKTQANLAKHIAPVHDFIICVAKNKNKLVVNKIPYSEEFIKKTFSNPDNDKRGVYQTGPLARPANSSNKEYALKMPNGREITAKWSCSQETFDRYVKENRLVIPRDGEGMPRIKIFLSELEGQIPNTWLDNIATNDEASKEIENFFGTNAAFSFAKPSKLIKHIAQIGSNKEDIILDFFAGSGTTAQAILELNKEDGGNRKFILCEQMDYVKSVTSKRVQKVIEKNGNDSFVYLELKKYNQTFIEQIASASSATHLLEIWEQMKAKSFLNYNVDIKKQDEHLEEFKALSLAEQKQHLCELLDKNQLYVNLSSLNDADFACTEDEKKVTKDFYQIKK from the coding sequence ATGAAATTATATACAACATTAGAGCAACAACTCAAGAAAGAACCCAACTTCGTGACAGACAACGGAGAACTGAAAAAATGGGTGGTTCTGAACAAAGCACAGAATTTTGATGAAGAGTTAATTGGACTGTTGCTCGACAATGCAGACCTGAAAGAGAAGTTTTTTGTTAACGTGAAAGGCACGTTGGTTTTTAACCAAAATTTGTTTGTGCAGTTTTTGGAGCAGAAAAACTATCTGAACGACAGCTACACCCAATACAAAAACAAAGTAGGACTGACCATTGACGGCAAATACCTAAAACAACGCAACGAAGTGGCTTTGGTATGGCCATTTAAAGACTGCATTTTGGAAGGCGGACAAAGCCGTGAAGAAGACAAACGAGAAGAAATTTTCTTCAATGAAATTTTAGCACAAGACGAAATTACACAGCTTTTAGAGCCAAAAGTTTTGACCAATGCAAAACGCATAGACAAAGACGGTGAAAAACCACTTGTAAATTCCCCCTCTTTGAGGGGGCGGGGGGAGTTTTTTAACCGAAACGAGAACGGCACAATAACCGACAACCTGATTATAAAAGGCAACAACCTTTTGGCATTGCATACGCTGAAAGAAGAATTTGCAGGTAAAGTAAAACTGATTTACATAGACCCGCCATATAATACAGGTAATGATGGGTTTAAGTACAATGACAGTTTCAATCATTCAACTTGGTTGACATTTATTAAAAACAGGATTGAAACAGCAAGAGACCTTTTAAGTAATGATGGAATAGTATTTATAAGTTGCGATGACAGTGAACAAGCATATTTAAAGGTTCTATTAGATGAAGTTTTTGGAAGAGATAATTTCGTAACAAACTTCGTTTGGCGTAGAAGAAAAACACAAGCAAACCTTGCAAAGCATATTGCCCCAGTTCACGACTTTATTATATGTGTGGCTAAGAACAAGAATAAATTAGTTGTGAATAAAATACCCTACTCAGAAGAATTTATAAAAAAGACATTCTCAAATCCTGATAATGACAAACGCGGTGTTTATCAAACAGGTCCTTTAGCAAGACCGGCTAATTCTAGTAATAAAGAATACGCTTTAAAAATGCCAAATGGTAGAGAAATAACAGCCAAATGGAGTTGCTCTCAAGAAACATTCGATAGGTATGTAAAAGAAAATAGACTTGTAATTCCAAGAGATGGAGAAGGGATGCCAAGAATTAAGATTTTTCTTTCAGAACTTGAGGGACAAATTCCGAATACTTGGTTAGACAACATTGCTACAAATGATGAAGCCTCAAAAGAAATTGAGAATTTTTTCGGAACAAATGCTGCATTCTCTTTTGCAAAACCAAGTAAACTTATAAAGCATATTGCACAAATTGGTTCCAACAAAGAAGATATTATATTAGACTTCTTTGCAGGTAGCGGGACTACTGCACAAGCAATTTTGGAGCTCAATAAAGAAGATGGTGGCAATCGTAAATTCATTTTGTGTGAGCAAATGGACTACGTTAAGTCTGTTACTTCCAAACGTGTTCAGAAAGTTATTGAGAAAAATGGAAATGATTCTTTCGTTTATCTCGAACTCAAAAAATACAACCAAACTTTTATAGAGCAGATAGCTTCGGCAAGCTCAGCTACCCACCTTTTGGAGATTTGGGAGCAGATGAAAGCCAAAAGTTTCCTGAATTACAATGTGGACATTAAAAAGCAAGATGAGCATTTGGAAGAATTTAAAGCCCTGAGCCTTGCCGAGCAGAAACAACACCTTTGCGAACTATTGGACAAAAACCAACTGTATGTAAATCTTTCTTCGCTCAATGATGCAGATTTTGCTTGCACCGAAGACGAAAAGAAAGTAACCAAAGATTTTTACCAAATTAAGAAGTAA
- a CDS encoding Bro-N domain-containing protein has protein sequence MENKTSIRIFQDIKVRSIWNEDVEKWYFSVIDIVAVLTEQTDYKKAQSYWTTLKSRLKKEGSEIVTKCDKLKLMAADGKKYMTDVADTETIFRLIQSIPSPKAEPFKLWIAKVARERIDEIEDPEIGIERLMETYLKKGYSKEWINQRLKSIEVRKELTDEWDSRGVKKGQEYAILTDEITKAWSGFSVRQYKNFKNLKKENLRDNMTNLELVLNMLAEATTTEISKEKKPKTFAENKKIANQGGTIAGNTRKEIEDKTGKKVVTKLNAKNTLPPKNKELE, from the coding sequence ATGGAGAATAAAACTTCAATCAGGATATTTCAAGACATAAAAGTCCGTTCTATTTGGAATGAAGATGTTGAGAAGTGGTATTTTTCAGTCATAGATATAGTTGCTGTTCTCACAGAACAAACAGATTATAAGAAAGCACAAAGCTATTGGACTACATTAAAAAGCCGACTTAAAAAGGAAGGAAGTGAGATTGTCACAAAATGTGACAAACTGAAATTAATGGCTGCCGATGGTAAAAAATATATGACAGATGTAGCTGATACAGAAACCATATTTCGATTGATACAATCTATTCCTTCTCCCAAAGCCGAACCCTTCAAGCTATGGATAGCCAAGGTAGCCCGCGAACGTATAGACGAAATAGAAGATCCCGAGATAGGCATAGAACGATTGATGGAAACGTATCTAAAAAAAGGATATAGCAAAGAGTGGATAAATCAACGGCTGAAAAGCATAGAAGTCCGCAAAGAGCTTACAGACGAATGGGATAGCAGAGGTGTAAAAAAAGGTCAGGAATATGCCATACTTACCGATGAAATTACTAAAGCTTGGAGTGGATTTTCTGTTAGACAATATAAGAACTTCAAAAATCTAAAAAAGGAAAATCTGAGAGACAATATGACCAACCTAGAATTGGTACTCAATATGTTGGCAGAAGCTACCACCACAGAAATCAGCAAAGAAAAAAAACCAAAAACTTTTGCTGAGAATAAAAAAATTGCCAATCAAGGAGGCACTATAGCAGGAAACACTAGAAAGGAAATCGAAGATAAAACAGGTAAAAAAGTAGTAACTAAATTGAATGCTAAAAATACTTTACCTCCTAAAAATAAAGAATTAGAATAA